DNA from Arthrobacter sp. SLBN-112:
GCGATCCTGCGGCGGATCAGGGCACCCGGGTTGACCGGGGGCATGGCTTCGGAGGGCAGCCCCAGCTGGAACAATGCCCCGTCCACCCGCAGCGTGCGGAAGAAGGGGTTCAGGTCGTGGGGGGCGGCAACGGTATCGATGATGAGGTCCACGGTGCGGTCCGCGGCGGCCATGGCGGCTTCATCGCGGGACAGGACAACCCGGTCCGCGCCCAGCTCCAGCGCCGCCGCCACCTTGGACTCCGACGTGGTAAACACCACCACCTTCGCTCCCATCGCCTTTGCAAGCTTGACGGCCATGTGGCCGAGCCCGCCAAGTCCGACGACGCCCACCACGTCCCCTTCCCCGGCGTCGAAATGCCGCAGCGGCGAGAAGGTGGTGACGCCGGCGCACAGGAGGGGCGCGACGGCGGCCGGGTCCAGTGACGCCGGTACGCGAAGGACGTAGCGGCGGTCCACCACGATGGACGAGGAATATCCACCCTGGGTGATGGCATCGCCGTTCCGCCGGTCCTTCGCCCCGTAGGTGCCGGTCATGCCGTTTTCGCAATACTGCTCCAGGCCGTCAAGGCAGCTGTCGCATTCGCGGCAGGAGTCCACCATGCAGCCCACACCCACCCGGTCGCCCGCGGCGAAGTCGGTAACGTCAGAACCCACCCTGCTGACGGTTCCCACGATTTCGTGGCCGGGAACCAGCGGGTACGCCTGGCTGCCCCATTCTCCGCGGGTGGCGTGCACATCGGAGTGGCAGAGCCCGCAGAACTCGATCGCGATTTCCACGTCGTCCGGCTTGGGAGCACGCCGGTCCACGGTCAGCGGCACCAATCCACTGTCCGGGGAGACTGCACCGTAGGCTGCGGCGCGCACGCCGGCGTCTTCCGCGGGCGTACCCGTGCGGTTGGCAGGGCTCAGGGGTTTGGCGAGGGGCGGCGGTACGGGGCGTCCTGGTGTCATAGTGCGACCGTACCCTCGCCGCCGGCGGAGTTTCCAGCCGGCCTTCCGGCATCTCCGGTCTCTCCCGCCGCGGCACCCGCTTCCGGTCCAGTGGCCACCGGCAGTTCCGGCCGGTTGGACCACTCCGAAAAGGAGCCGGGGTACAGCGCGGCCGGGATCCCCGCGAGTTCCAGCGCAGCCACCTCATGGGCTGCCGTCACGCCGGAGCCGCAGTAGACGGCCACGGGCCGGCCGGCAGCGACCCCAAGGGATTCGAACCGCCGCCGCAGCTCTGCCCGGGAAAGGAACCGCCCGCCGTCGTCCACGTTCCCCGTGGTGGGGGCACTCAAGGCTCCTGGAATATGGCCGGCCCGGGGGTCAACGGGTTCAACCTCGCCCCGGTACCGTTCCCCTGCCCTGGCATCGAGCAGCAGGCCATGGCGCGGCCAGGCGGCGGCAGCCCCGGCGTCGACCACCGGCATGTGTCCGCTGCCCAGCTCCGCGTCACCCGGCGCGGGATGGACGGGGCCCGCTTCGACGGGCAGGCCTGCGGCACGCCACGCGCCCAGGCCGCCGTCGAGCAGGTAAACCTTGTCCAGGCCGGCATCACGGAGCATCCACCACACCCGGGCGGCGGCCATGTTCGAGCTGTCATCGTAGGCCACCACCACGTCGCCCCTCCTGATGCCCCAGCGCCGGGCCGACTCCTGGAACTGTCCGGCGGACGGCAGGGGGTGCCGTCCCCGGTCAGGAACCGCCGGATCCGAAAGCTCGGAGGCCAGGTCCACGAACACCGCGCCCGGCAGATGCCCGGCGAGGTAGTGGTCGCGGCCGTGGGAATCGCCCAGCACCCAGCGCACGTCCAGCAGCACCGTGCGGTGCCCGGCGGCCAACCTGGCTTCCAGGGCGGGAACGTCCATCAAGGGTTTCATCGGTGCTCCTTCTATTGCATGGGGCGGCCGATGCGGAACATCGTACCTGGCCGGCCAACGGTCCCACTCTAGACGGGCTGCTCCCGGTGCCGCGGGTAGGCTGGACTGGTGACGATTGAGGGCAGCACCGGCAGGAACCATGACGGCTCGGACCGGGACTGGGCCGACCAGGCCATCGTGACCATCAGGGCCGAAAACAACCGCTCCGCGGACACCCACCTGTACTCCGTGCCGCTGCCCGAACAGTGGGGCATCCAGCTGTACCTCAAGGACGAATCCACCCACCGTTCCGGCAGCCTGAAGCACCGGCTGGCCAGGTCCCTGTTCCTGTTCGGCCTGGTCAACGGCTGGATCCGGGCGGACACCACCATCGTGGAGGCCTCGAGCGGCAGCACGGCGGTCTCGGAAGCCTACTTCGCCCAACTGCTGGGGCTCCCCTTTGTTGCCGTGATGGCACGCACCACCAGCCCGGAAAAAATCGCGTTGATCGAAAAATTCGGCGGCTCCTGCCTGCTGGTGGAGAACGCCTCGGATGTCTATGCCACGGCGGAGGAAGTGGCCGCCACCTGCAACGGGCATTACATGGACCAGTTCACGTTCGCGGAGCGGGCCACGGACTGGCGCGGGAACAACAACATCGCCGAATCCATCTTCGGCCAGCTCAGCCTGGAGCAGCACCCGGTGCCGGAATGGATCGTGGTGGGCGCCGGCACGGGTGGAACCAGTGCCACGATCGGCCGGTTCCTGCGCTACCACAGCCATGCAACACGCTTGCTGGTGGTGGACCCCGAGAACTCCGCGTTCTATCCAGGCTGGCTGGGGGAAACAGCCGGACGCCCCACCCGCCCCTCGCGGATCGAAGGGATTGGCCGGGCCCGGATGGAGCCGAGCTTCATCCCCTCGGTGATCGACCGCATGGTCCAGGTCCCGGATGCCGCCTCGATCGCCGCGATGCGGCACTTGGACTCTTTCGCCGGGCTGCACGCGGGCCCGTCCACGGGCACCAACCTGTGGGGAGCTTGGCAGACGGTGGCGCAGATGCTGTCGGAGGGCCGCCGGGGCAGCGTCGTCTCCTTGATGTGCGACGGCGGCGAACGGTACGCGGGGACCTACTGGAACCAGGACTGGCTGGCTTCCCGGGGGCTGGATCCCGCGCCGTACGAGGCAGTGATTTCGCGCTTCCTGGACACCGGCGAGTGGACCGGCGCTCCTGCCTAAACCTCCACGGATTCGCGGGCCGCCAGGTGCCGGTACTCGGTGCCGTACTTGGCGCCGATCCGCTTGACGTGGCCTTCAACGATGCCCAGGCCGTTCTCATTGAGCAGCCCGTCATGGATCTGGAATGCGCGCGGCGCCCGCACCCCGATGACGAAGTCCACCACCTCGGCGGATTTGCTCCACGGCGCGTGCAGCGGGACCAGGAGCGTCCGGACCGGGATTCCGTCCGGGATGACGAACGAGTCCCCCGGGTGGTACACGTTGCCGTCCACCAGGAAACCGATGTTCGCCACCACGGGGATCTGCGGGTGGATCAGGGCATGCTGGCCGCCGAAGCTGCGGATATCGAAGCCGGCTGCCTGGAAGGACTGGCCGGGTTCCACCGTGTGGATGCGGTCTGCCGCAGCCGGAGCTTCCCCCCGCAATTGTTCGGCGACGCCGTGCGGGGCGTACAGTACCAGGCCCTGGTCTCCGTCAAGGGCGGCCACCACGGCCTTGATGTCGATATGGTCCGGGTGTTCGTGGGTCACCAGGACGGCCTGCGCCCCGGACAGCGCCTCGGCTGATTCGGAAAAGGTGCCGGGGTCCAGGACCAGGACCCTGCCTTCCTTCTCGAGCCGGATGCAGGCGTGGGTGTATTTGGTCAGCTTCATAGCGCCAGCCTAGGGTCCGCCCCGGAATCGTGTCCACGGACCCTGCCGTCCCCGGCCCCGCCGCCGAAGCTCCGGCTGGTAATCTTGGTGTTTGCCCCCCACGGAAGCGAGTTCGTCCATGCCGATCGGCGTCAAGGCTGATTCCGCCGCCCCATCCCCGGCAGGAGGCGGCAGGGAACAGCGCGTAACCAAGCAGCGCAAGGCCGTCAGCGCGGCGCTGGACCACCTGGACGACTTCGTCAGCACGCAGGAGCTCTACCGGATCCTGCAGAACCAGGGCGTGTCCGTGTCACTGGCCACTGCCTACCGGATCCTGCAGTCGCTCGCCGACGAGGGACTGGTGGATGTGCTGCGCAATGGCGACGGCGAAGCGGTGTACCGGCGCTGCGCCGTCACTGCCCACCACCACCACCTGCTGTGCAGGAACTGCGGGAAGGCCGTGGAAGTGGAAGCACCCGCCGTCGAAACGTGGGCAGTGCGCACGGCGGCGGACCATGGATTCACCGAGGTGGACCACACGGTGGAAATTTTTGGCCTGTGCCCGGAGTGCACCGCCCTTAAGGCCGCCGGGAAGCTGTAAGGACCCGCCCGTTGATGCCGCGGGCGTCGCGCACCGAGCTGATGGCGCGGCACACCACGTAGATCAGGAATGACAATGTGGTGACGTAGGGGCTGATGGGGATCCGTCCGCCCAATGCCAGCAGGATTCCGCCCACGGTTGCAGTGACCGCGAAGATGACGCTCAGGACCACCGCCGCTACCGGCGAGGACGTGACCCGCAGCGCCGCGGCCGCAGGCGTAATCAGCAGGGCAAGCACCAGCAGGGCGCCAACCACCTGGATGGACAAGGCCACACTGACGCCCAGGACCACCATGAACACGATGGCCAGCGTGCGGACCGGGACTCCCCGCGCCTCGGCGAGCTCGGGATCCACGCTGGCGAAGTTCAGCGGCCGCCAGATTGCCAGCAGCACGAGCATGACCACGACGGCGGTCCCGGCGAGGGCCTGGAGCTGGACGGTATCCACGGAGACGATTTGCCCCGTGAGGAGCCCGAACTTGTTCGCGGCGCGGCCCTGGTACAAGGACAGGAACAGGATTCCGAGGCCCAGGCCGAAGGGCATGATCACGCCGATGGTTGAGTTCTTGTCCCTGGCCCTGACTCCCATCAGGCCCAGCAGCAGTGCTGCGGCCACTGATCCGATGAGCGAGCCGAAGACCACGTCCGCGCCGACCAGCAGGGCGAAGGCGGCGCCCGCGAAGGAAAGTTCGGAGATGCCGTGGACCGCGAAGGCAAGGTCGCGCTTCATGACGAACGTGCCCACCAGGCCGCCAAGGAGCCCCAGGATGGCGCCCGCCCAGATGGAGTTCTGGACCAGCACCAGCAGTTCGCCGTAGTTGTCGAAGTTGAAGATGGCCCCGAGGATGCTGTCGGCGTCCACTACGCGGCCTCCCCCGCCAGGGCGTCGGCCGCGGCGTGGTGGTGGGTGGTGGCATCGGGAAGGCCAACGACGACGATCCGCCCGTTGGCGTGGATCACCTCTACCTGGGTGCCGTACAGGTCGGAGAGCACTTCAGTGGTCATGACCTCTTCCGGTGTCCCCACCCGGAACCGCCCCCCTGCCAGGTACAGGACCCGGTCGACGTAGTCGATAATGGGGTTGATTTCGTGGGTAACGAAGACAACGGCGCTGTTGTGTTCACGGCTTTGTTTGTTGATCAGGGCGCTGACTGCCTGCTGGTGGTGCAGGTCAAGGGACAACAGCGGCTCATCGCAAAGCAGGACCTGGGGATCCGTTGCCAGCGCCTGCGCCACCCTCAGCCGCTGCTGTTCGCCGCCGGAGAGCTGGCCAACCGGAACTTTGGCGTAGTCGGAAGCTCCCACCAGCTCCAGGAGCTGGTCCACCTTGCGGTTTGTCTTGGCCGCCGACAGCCGGACGCCCCAGCGGTGCCCATCGACGCCCAGCGCCACCAGGTCACGGGCACGCATGGGTGTGTCCTGCGGAAAGGACTTTTGCTGGGGAATGTAGCCAATCAGGTTGCTGCCGCGTTCCACGGGCCGTCCGCCCAGGGAGGCCTTTCCGGAGTGCAGCTTCTGCAGGCCCAGGAGGACTTTCAGGAAACTGGTTTTGCCGCTGCCGTTGGGACCCAGCACGGCGAAGAATTCACCGGGCCTGATCTCCAGGTCCAGGTCCTCCCAGAGCGTGCGCTGACCGAACTTGAGGCACGCCCCTTCGAGGCTGACGACGGATTTCACCTGTTTGACTCCAGAATTTTGCTGACGTTGTTCACATTGTCCGTCATCCACTGCAGGTAGGTCTTGCCCTCCGGCAGGGTTTCGGTGAAGTCCACCACCGGAACGCCTGCGGCTTGGGCCGCCTTCTTGAGGGTTTCCGTCTGCGGGCCTTCGGTCTGGGCATTGTAGGCCAGCAGCCGCACCGTCCTGGACGCCACCAGGTCGGTGGCTTCCTTCATGGCGGCGGGCGGCACGTCAGTGCCCTCCTCGATCGCGGCAGTGTATTGCTCAGGCGTGGCGTTCTTCAGGCCCGCATCTTCGAGCAGGTACAGCGGGACGGGTTCGGTGACCGCAACCTGGCCTCCGGCCGCCGCGGCTTTCCCGGCGTCCAGCTGGCTGTGCAGCCCGGAGAGGGAGGACTTGAACGCGTCGGCGTTGGCGCTAAATGTGGCAGCGGAACCGGGATCCAGCGTGCCGAGTTTCTCCGCAACGCTGTCGGCCACCCGTTCCATG
Protein-coding regions in this window:
- a CDS encoding NAD(P)-dependent alcohol dehydrogenase, which produces MTPGRPVPPPLAKPLSPANRTGTPAEDAGVRAAAYGAVSPDSGLVPLTVDRRAPKPDDVEIAIEFCGLCHSDVHATRGEWGSQAYPLVPGHEIVGTVSRVGSDVTDFAAGDRVGVGCMVDSCRECDSCLDGLEQYCENGMTGTYGAKDRRNGDAITQGGYSSSIVVDRRYVLRVPASLDPAAVAPLLCAGVTTFSPLRHFDAGEGDVVGVVGLGGLGHMAVKLAKAMGAKVVVFTTSESKVAAALELGADRVVLSRDEAAMAAADRTVDLIIDTVAAPHDLNPFFRTLRVDGALFQLGLPSEAMPPVNPGALIRRRIAYAGSLIGGIAETQEMLDFCAEHGVVADIEVVSAGRLNEAYDRMVAGDVKYRFVLDAGTLHTAAEEADA
- a CDS encoding PLP-dependent cysteine synthase family protein — translated: MTIEGSTGRNHDGSDRDWADQAIVTIRAENNRSADTHLYSVPLPEQWGIQLYLKDESTHRSGSLKHRLARSLFLFGLVNGWIRADTTIVEASSGSTAVSEAYFAQLLGLPFVAVMARTTSPEKIALIEKFGGSCLLVENASDVYATAEEVAATCNGHYMDQFTFAERATDWRGNNNIAESIFGQLSLEQHPVPEWIVVGAGTGGTSATIGRFLRYHSHATRLLVVDPENSAFYPGWLGETAGRPTRPSRIEGIGRARMEPSFIPSVIDRMVQVPDAASIAAMRHLDSFAGLHAGPSTGTNLWGAWQTVAQMLSEGRRGSVVSLMCDGGERYAGTYWNQDWLASRGLDPAPYEAVISRFLDTGEWTGAPA
- a CDS encoding metal ABC transporter solute-binding protein, Zn/Mn family, whose translation is MRRTAAASSFLAALTGLGLLLTACSPQQPGTPASAQGINVVASTNVYGDIARTIGGDKVNVTAIINSAGQDPHSYEATAQDRLTVSKAQLVIENGGGYDDFLHTLVESSKLDSGSVLTAVEISGLAHPEEETQAATPPAAEGSDGHDHGDFNEHVWYSLPAMERVADSVAEKLGTLDPGSAATFSANADAFKSSLSGLHSQLDAGKAAAAGGQVAVTEPVPLYLLEDAGLKNATPEQYTAAIEEGTDVPPAAMKEATDLVASRTVRLLAYNAQTEGPQTETLKKAAQAAGVPVVDFTETLPEGKTYLQWMTDNVNNVSKILESNR
- a CDS encoding sulfurtransferase, yielding MKPLMDVPALEARLAAGHRTVLLDVRWVLGDSHGRDHYLAGHLPGAVFVDLASELSDPAVPDRGRHPLPSAGQFQESARRWGIRRGDVVVAYDDSSNMAAARVWWMLRDAGLDKVYLLDGGLGAWRAAGLPVEAGPVHPAPGDAELGSGHMPVVDAGAAAAWPRHGLLLDARAGERYRGEVEPVDPRAGHIPGALSAPTTGNVDDGGRFLSRAELRRRFESLGVAAGRPVAVYCGSGVTAAHEVAALELAGIPAALYPGSFSEWSNRPELPVATGPEAGAAAGETGDAGRPAGNSAGGEGTVAL
- a CDS encoding metal ABC transporter permease → MDADSILGAIFNFDNYGELLVLVQNSIWAGAILGLLGGLVGTFVMKRDLAFAVHGISELSFAGAAFALLVGADVVFGSLIGSVAAALLLGLMGVRARDKNSTIGVIMPFGLGLGILFLSLYQGRAANKFGLLTGQIVSVDTVQLQALAGTAVVVMLVLLAIWRPLNFASVDPELAEARGVPVRTLAIVFMVVLGVSVALSIQVVGALLVLALLITPAAAALRVTSSPVAAVVLSVIFAVTATVGGILLALGGRIPISPYVTTLSFLIYVVCRAISSVRDARGINGRVLTASRRP
- a CDS encoding Fur family transcriptional regulator; the protein is MPIGVKADSAAPSPAGGGREQRVTKQRKAVSAALDHLDDFVSTQELYRILQNQGVSVSLATAYRILQSLADEGLVDVLRNGDGEAVYRRCAVTAHHHHLLCRNCGKAVEVEAPAVETWAVRTAADHGFTEVDHTVEIFGLCPECTALKAAGKL
- a CDS encoding metal ABC transporter ATP-binding protein, translating into MKSVVSLEGACLKFGQRTLWEDLDLEIRPGEFFAVLGPNGSGKTSFLKVLLGLQKLHSGKASLGGRPVERGSNLIGYIPQQKSFPQDTPMRARDLVALGVDGHRWGVRLSAAKTNRKVDQLLELVGASDYAKVPVGQLSGGEQQRLRVAQALATDPQVLLCDEPLLSLDLHHQQAVSALINKQSREHNSAVVFVTHEINPIIDYVDRVLYLAGGRFRVGTPEEVMTTEVLSDLYGTQVEVIHANGRIVVVGLPDATTHHHAAADALAGEAA
- a CDS encoding MBL fold metallo-hydrolase — encoded protein: MKLTKYTHACIRLEKEGRVLVLDPGTFSESAEALSGAQAVLVTHEHPDHIDIKAVVAALDGDQGLVLYAPHGVAEQLRGEAPAAADRIHTVEPGQSFQAAGFDIRSFGGQHALIHPQIPVVANIGFLVDGNVYHPGDSFVIPDGIPVRTLLVPLHAPWSKSAEVVDFVIGVRAPRAFQIHDGLLNENGLGIVEGHVKRIGAKYGTEYRHLAARESVEV